The following DNA comes from Leptospira wolbachii serovar Codice str. CDC.
TGGTGCACGTAATCAGCTGGAAGAAATTAGATGATTTTATCATTAAACATCCTAATTCTGAATCTTCCTTAAAGAGCTGGTATAAAATCCTTAAAAATACTTCCTTTAAAGATTTTAATGAATTAAGAAAACTATTTAATTCTGTCGATTTGGTAGGAAATCTTACGGTTTTTAACATTAGTGGAAACAACTTCAGGTTAATTGCAGCTATTCACTTTAACACTCAGAAAGTTTTTATTAGATACATTTTAACTCATTCAGATTATGATAAGGGGAAATGGAAAAAGGAGATTATATGATTCTAGAAATTGAAAAAATTAAGAATGTTTGGCATGACCTAAAAGATATTCTCTCCGTTCCTCATACTGATAAACAATATAAAAAATTAGTTAAAGTTTTAGATGAACTTATTGATGAAGTTGGAAATGATGAAAAACATCAATTAGCTCCACTTCTAGAAACTGTTGGAAATCTGATCGAAGAATATGAAAACGATCATTACTTACAGCCCAATGCTGAACCAATCGAAATTTTAAAATATCTAATGCAAGAAAACAACTTAACACAAAAAGATCTAGCCATTTTGGGTAGCCAAGGCGTTGTTTCAGAAATATTGAATGGAAAACGAGAACTAAACGTAAGGCAAATCAAAGCCCTTGCAGATAAATTCAAAATCTCTCCTTCGGTTTTTATTTAAACTATATATTTGCAACTTCGGCTAACAGCGTGGAAACGCTGCGCTTCGGCACAAGGCCTCGCTTGGGCTGCGCCACATTCCCCTTCTGGCACTCGCTTGCATACGCAAGCTACGTGACCAGTCCCTAACGTCCCGTCGGGACTCAGGGTCGGGGAACGTCGTCTCCACTATTTCGTTATGCGCCATGGCTATATTTTCCTACACTTTCTAATAAAACATGAATAAACTATTAAAATACACCGCGATAGCTTTAACTATATTTGGGATATTTGTCGTTTATATAATAAATGACAAATCATTGTCTCTTCAAGAGAAAGAACAAAT
Coding sequences within:
- a CDS encoding type II toxin-antitoxin system HigB family toxin, whose translation is VHVISWKKLDDFIIKHPNSESSLKSWYKILKNTSFKDFNELRKLFNSVDLVGNLTVFNISGNNFRLIAAIHFNTQKVFIRYILTHSDYDKGKWKKEII
- a CDS encoding helix-turn-helix domain-containing protein translates to MILEIEKIKNVWHDLKDILSVPHTDKQYKKLVKVLDELIDEVGNDEKHQLAPLLETVGNLIEEYENDHYLQPNAEPIEILKYLMQENNLTQKDLAILGSQGVVSEILNGKRELNVRQIKALADKFKISPSVFI